In Nonomuraea sp. NBC_00507, the following are encoded in one genomic region:
- a CDS encoding MCE family protein — translation MRRLTAVLVAWVFLASGCSVLGAEPYRLMAIFSKAPSLYEEARIKVMGLDAGYVDSIRIEGDKVRVGLRVDRDVPLPADVKAVVAPQNTLGERNVVLYPPWKPGDAKIAPGTTIPLERTDLPVEIDDALDAFTKLTDALDDDKLGDVAGDLADGVRGRGKTINNAIADTAELTGTLAKQDQQLIDLAKGLNRLATTLNERESQVTGAIDSFSEASAILAEERRRLRGFVTGMAEFVRRGDVIIEQYAERLPQAAGTLAELVLTVRANSASMAQAVKGAADFADVIIDAWDRKQHVLKIRVVLNAMTRAWLTPLFEALNLGRVPCLPGRLSNCPFERQGRRQ, via the coding sequence ATGAGGCGGCTGACAGCGGTGCTGGTCGCCTGGGTGTTCCTGGCGTCCGGGTGCTCCGTGCTGGGGGCGGAGCCGTACCGGCTGATGGCGATCTTCAGCAAGGCGCCCTCCCTGTACGAGGAGGCGCGGATCAAGGTGATGGGCCTCGACGCCGGGTACGTGGACAGCATCCGCATCGAGGGCGACAAGGTCCGGGTCGGGCTGCGGGTGGACCGGGACGTGCCGCTCCCGGCCGATGTCAAGGCGGTGGTCGCGCCGCAGAACACCCTGGGCGAGCGCAACGTCGTGCTCTATCCGCCGTGGAAGCCGGGAGATGCGAAGATCGCGCCCGGGACGACCATCCCGCTGGAGCGCACCGACCTGCCGGTGGAGATCGACGACGCGCTCGACGCGTTCACCAAGCTGACCGACGCGCTGGACGACGACAAGCTGGGCGATGTGGCCGGGGACCTGGCCGACGGGGTCAGGGGCCGCGGCAAGACGATCAACAACGCGATCGCCGACACCGCCGAGCTCACCGGCACCCTGGCCAAGCAGGACCAGCAGCTCATCGACCTGGCCAAAGGGCTGAACCGGCTGGCCACCACGCTCAACGAGCGCGAGAGCCAGGTGACCGGCGCGATCGACTCCTTCTCCGAGGCCAGCGCGATCCTGGCCGAGGAGCGGCGGCGGCTGCGCGGCTTCGTCACCGGCATGGCCGAGTTCGTCCGGCGCGGCGACGTGATCATCGAGCAGTACGCGGAACGGCTGCCGCAGGCCGCCGGGACGCTGGCCGAGCTGGTGCTGACGGTCCGGGCCAACAGCGCGTCCATGGCGCAGGCGGTCAAGGGCGCGGCCGACTTCGCCGACGTGATCATCGACGCCTGGGACAGGAAGCAGCACGTGCTGAAGATCCGCGTCGTGCTGAACGCGATGACGAGGGCGTGGCTGACGCCGCTGTTCGAGGCGCTGAACCTGGGGCGGGTGCCGTGCCTGCCCGGCCGGCTGAGCAACTGTCCCTTCGAGCGGCAAGGGAGGCGGCAGTGA
- a CDS encoding MCE family protein, translated as MRVFAAALALAVTTSCSLQTLGATTGDLTLYAVFDDVQSLVAGHSVQIADVRVGTVTEIRLQGYRAKVTMSVKSEHRLPQGSTATVAKTSVLGENYVLLTPPKGKDLSTGPYLANGATIADTSVEPDIEQVTAKAGPLIEALGAQDVNAILDAASTAFAGQGDDVNKLIKQTAEVTDAYSAARADLATTIDALAKLGDDLAAGSDELDRLPGTLAAATSRLAHGRKHIKKTIVALTNLAREANLTVYPRHAARLRTLLRELQTISSSIQRGKEDLKALVAKIQTFLDAPPITANGQVLIYVWLKGVLLPQRSDEGPRPNLVEDFRLLLEPPR; from the coding sequence GTGAGGGTCTTCGCCGCGGCGCTCGCACTGGCCGTCACCACGTCATGCTCGCTGCAGACGCTCGGCGCGACCACGGGCGACCTCACGCTGTACGCGGTCTTCGACGACGTGCAGAGCCTGGTGGCCGGGCACAGCGTGCAGATCGCGGACGTGCGGGTCGGCACGGTCACCGAGATCCGCCTGCAGGGCTACCGGGCCAAGGTGACGATGTCGGTCAAGTCGGAGCACCGGTTGCCCCAGGGCAGCACGGCGACCGTGGCCAAGACGTCGGTCCTGGGCGAGAACTACGTGCTGCTCACCCCGCCGAAGGGCAAGGACCTGTCCACGGGCCCGTACCTGGCGAACGGGGCCACGATCGCCGACACGTCGGTCGAGCCGGACATCGAGCAGGTCACCGCCAAGGCGGGGCCGCTCATCGAGGCGCTCGGCGCGCAGGACGTCAACGCCATCCTGGACGCCGCCTCGACCGCCTTCGCCGGGCAGGGCGACGACGTCAACAAGCTGATCAAGCAGACGGCCGAGGTCACCGACGCCTACTCCGCGGCCCGCGCCGACCTGGCCACCACCATCGACGCGCTGGCGAAGCTGGGCGACGACCTCGCGGCGGGCAGCGACGAGCTGGACCGGCTGCCGGGCACGCTCGCCGCGGCCACCTCGCGGCTCGCGCACGGGCGCAAGCACATCAAGAAGACCATCGTCGCGCTGACGAACCTGGCCAGGGAGGCCAACCTCACCGTGTACCCGCGGCACGCGGCGCGGCTGCGTACCCTGCTGCGCGAGCTTCAGACCATCTCGTCCTCCATCCAGCGGGGCAAGGAGGATCTGAAGGCGCTGGTGGCCAAGATCCAGACGTTCCTCGACGCGCCGCCGATCACGGCCAACGGCCAGGTGCTGATCTACGTCTGGCTGAAGGGTGTGCTGCTGCCTCAGAGGTCCGACGAGGGGCCGCGGCCGAACCTGGTCGAGGACTTCCGCCTGCTGCTGGAGCCGCCGCGATGA
- a CDS encoding 4'-phosphopantetheinyl transferase family protein, with protein sequence MGGHPDEVRAPETWLTDVERERADQFRFPRDRAGFVAAHLLARICAAAALGAEPAELTLLQHCEVHGPGHGRPYLEQAPELGISLSHTRGYVCAAAGPGKIGVDAEQVPAGRLDEMLAERVLTPRERALVTGNDDLIKHWTRKEALIKRGELSLDRLASGGDDLNGRHLLEWRAEPGIRVAVIADAPVRRLPIPRIG encoded by the coding sequence ATGGGCGGCCACCCGGACGAGGTGCGCGCGCCCGAAACATGGCTCACCGACGTGGAGCGGGAGCGGGCGGACCAGTTCAGGTTCCCCCGGGACCGCGCCGGCTTCGTCGCCGCCCACCTCCTCGCCCGGATCTGCGCCGCTGCGGCGCTCGGCGCCGAACCCGCCGAGCTGACGCTGCTGCAGCACTGCGAGGTGCACGGCCCCGGGCACGGCAGGCCGTACCTCGAACAGGCCCCCGAGCTGGGCATCAGCCTCAGCCACACCCGCGGCTACGTGTGCGCCGCGGCCGGTCCCGGGAAGATCGGCGTGGACGCCGAGCAGGTGCCCGCGGGCCGGCTGGACGAGATGCTGGCCGAGCGCGTGCTCACTCCCCGCGAACGCGCGCTGGTCACCGGGAACGACGACCTGATCAAGCACTGGACGCGCAAAGAGGCGCTGATCAAACGCGGCGAGCTGTCGCTCGACCGGCTGGCCTCGGGCGGCGACGACCTGAACGGCCGGCATCTGCTGGAATGGCGCGCCGAGCCCGGCATCAGGGTGGCCGTCATCGCGGACGCCCCGGTCAGAAGGCTGCCCATCCCGCGGATAGGCTGA
- a CDS encoding aminopeptidase P family protein — MTEPLNIGSHDLPITEELAAFMRTGWADTSRVDVAALPIAPWAAKRRAALAARFPGERLVVPAGTLKVRSNDADYRFRPHSAYAYLTGAGEPDDVLVIEPSGESVLYLRPRSPREEGQEFYRDRRYGEFWAGRRPDLAEAAALYQMECRHIRDLELDKPARVLRGVDASVDAGAPRGEGDAEFESFLSEMRLVKDEWEVGELRSAVDATVRGFEDVVRALPQAVGHPRGERYLEGVFGLRARLEGNAVGYESIVASGSHACVLHWIRNDGALSAGDLLLLDAGVESDTLYTADVTRTFPLSGRFSPVQRQAYELVYEAQTAAIATLRPGARFRDFHLAAMQVICDGLRDWGLLKGSTDELMETGLYRRYTLCSSGHMLGLDVHDCAKARAEVYLDGVLEEGYALTVEPGLYFQPDDLTLPEELRGMGIRIEDDLVVTADGAALLSSGLPRRADEIESWMSALA, encoded by the coding sequence ATGACCGAGCCGCTCAACATCGGAAGCCATGACCTTCCCATCACCGAGGAACTGGCCGCATTCATGCGCACCGGCTGGGCGGATACGAGTCGGGTGGATGTGGCGGCGCTGCCGATCGCGCCGTGGGCGGCCAAGCGCCGCGCCGCGCTGGCGGCACGGTTTCCCGGTGAGCGGCTGGTGGTCCCGGCGGGCACGCTCAAGGTCCGCAGCAACGACGCCGACTACCGGTTCCGGCCGCACAGCGCATATGCGTACCTGACGGGCGCGGGCGAGCCGGACGACGTGCTGGTGATCGAGCCGTCCGGGGAGAGCGTCCTGTACCTGCGGCCGCGCTCGCCCCGTGAGGAGGGCCAGGAGTTCTACCGGGACCGCCGCTACGGCGAGTTCTGGGCAGGGCGCCGCCCTGACCTGGCGGAGGCCGCGGCGCTCTACCAGATGGAGTGCCGGCACATCCGCGACCTAGAGCTCGACAAGCCCGCCCGGGTGCTGCGCGGCGTGGACGCCTCGGTGGACGCGGGGGCGCCGCGCGGCGAGGGCGACGCCGAGTTCGAGTCGTTCCTGTCGGAGATGCGGCTGGTCAAGGACGAGTGGGAGGTCGGCGAGCTGCGCTCGGCCGTGGACGCCACCGTGCGCGGCTTCGAGGACGTCGTGCGGGCGCTGCCCCAGGCTGTCGGGCATCCGCGCGGCGAGCGGTATCTGGAGGGCGTGTTCGGGCTGCGGGCGCGGCTGGAGGGCAACGCCGTCGGCTACGAGAGCATCGTGGCCTCCGGGTCGCACGCGTGCGTGCTGCACTGGATCCGCAACGACGGTGCGCTGAGCGCCGGTGACCTGCTCCTGCTGGACGCGGGCGTCGAGTCGGACACGCTCTACACCGCCGACGTGACCCGCACGTTCCCCTTGTCGGGGCGGTTCAGCCCGGTGCAGCGGCAGGCGTACGAGCTGGTGTACGAGGCCCAGACGGCCGCCATCGCCACGCTCCGCCCGGGCGCCCGCTTCCGCGACTTCCACCTGGCGGCCATGCAGGTGATCTGCGACGGCCTGCGTGACTGGGGCCTGCTCAAGGGCTCCACCGACGAGCTCATGGAGACCGGGCTCTACCGGCGCTACACGCTCTGCAGCAGCGGCCACATGCTGGGCCTGGACGTGCACGACTGCGCGAAGGCGCGGGCGGAGGTCTACCTGGACGGCGTCCTGGAGGAGGGCTACGCGCTCACCGTCGAGCCGGGGCTGTACTTCCAGCCGGACGACCTGACCCTGCCCGAGGAGCTGCGCGGCATGGGCATCCGCATCGAGGACGACCTGGTCGTCACCGCGGACGGCGCGGCGCTGCTGTCGTCGGGGCTGCCGCGGCGCGCGGACGAGATCGAGTCCTGGATGAGTGCCCTGGCGTAA
- a CDS encoding MlaD family protein — translation MARFELSLAARVGIAFAMLALLAAATVYVIRTATQISGTRIDAVFARSGQGLDTNSPVKIRGITVGDVTAVSLDAKGRAVVTMHIEPGVKVPQTAVASIEPSSVFGPKFLALTPGTGETTGPYLASGAVITDTEGPLDLSDTLGAAYRGLDAVDPREVTVIVHTIAKGLDGKGEHLRELIGDAGTVVAVAHRHRGRARQFLHDTAALGTALSDKGDELVSISSDVNVITPDLLKRADKVRVLLDEVTSVSGQAAHGLRKHRQNLRAGVHSGERVAALIYAQLGLAGDGIRGVNRLVDLLNELIEAQGPGDTRQLQVEAFLATDVCELIVGSCGPTDGRR, via the coding sequence GTGGCCCGATTCGAACTCTCCCTCGCCGCCCGGGTGGGCATCGCCTTCGCCATGCTCGCTCTGCTGGCGGCGGCCACGGTGTACGTCATCCGCACCGCCACCCAGATCAGCGGGACCCGGATCGACGCCGTCTTCGCCCGGTCGGGGCAGGGCCTCGACACCAATTCGCCCGTCAAGATCCGCGGCATCACGGTCGGCGACGTGACGGCCGTGTCGCTCGACGCCAAGGGCCGGGCGGTGGTGACCATGCACATCGAGCCCGGCGTCAAGGTGCCCCAGACCGCGGTCGCCTCCATCGAGCCGTCGTCGGTGTTCGGCCCGAAGTTCCTCGCGCTCACGCCCGGCACGGGCGAGACCACCGGCCCCTACCTGGCCAGTGGCGCCGTCATCACCGACACCGAAGGGCCGCTGGACCTGTCCGACACGCTCGGCGCCGCCTACCGCGGCCTGGACGCCGTCGACCCGCGCGAGGTCACCGTGATCGTGCACACCATCGCCAAGGGGCTCGACGGCAAGGGCGAGCACCTGCGCGAGCTGATCGGCGACGCCGGCACCGTCGTCGCCGTCGCGCACCGGCACCGCGGGCGGGCCAGGCAGTTCCTGCACGACACCGCCGCGCTCGGCACGGCACTGTCGGACAAGGGCGACGAGCTCGTCTCCATCTCCTCCGACGTCAACGTCATCACCCCCGACCTGCTCAAGCGCGCCGACAAGGTACGCGTCCTGCTCGACGAGGTCACCTCCGTCTCCGGCCAGGCAGCACACGGCTTGCGCAAGCACCGCCAGAACCTGCGGGCCGGGGTGCACTCGGGCGAACGGGTGGCCGCGCTCATCTACGCCCAGCTCGGCCTGGCCGGCGACGGCATCCGCGGCGTCAACCGGCTCGTCGACCTGCTGAACGAGCTCATCGAGGCCCAGGGCCCGGGCGACACCCGCCAGCTGCAGGTCGAGGCGTTCCTCGCGACCGACGTCTGCGAGCTGATCGTCGGCTCCTGCGGACCCACCGACGGGAGGCGCTGA
- a CDS encoding ABC transporter permease: MVTRTAGLRLALRGRDLAERFATLADWPLFVWKVLYYSVRDVVLRLRYIKVVLRQVSDVVVGVGATVIGGGMIFVVFTMAFVVGATVGLQGYQGLQAIGAESFMGLVGSFANVREITPIIAATALAAQVGSSFTAELGAMRISEEIDALEVMGINAFTYLICTRVVAALLALMPIYLIALFASFFATRLMCTVLFGLAPGVYDYYFYLYLPVSDIVFSVAKVGVFAFAVIVIHCYHGFYATGGPVGVGVAAGRAIRQSIVTIVLLNLLLSYLFWGGGGNIPLTG; this comes from the coding sequence ATGGTGACGCGGACGGCCGGCCTCAGACTCGCCCTCCGGGGGCGGGATCTCGCCGAGCGGTTCGCGACGCTGGCCGACTGGCCGCTGTTCGTGTGGAAGGTCCTGTACTACTCCGTCCGCGACGTCGTGCTGCGGCTGCGCTACATCAAGGTCGTCTTACGGCAGGTCAGCGACGTCGTCGTGGGCGTCGGCGCGACCGTCATCGGCGGCGGCATGATCTTCGTGGTGTTCACGATGGCGTTCGTCGTGGGCGCGACCGTCGGCCTGCAGGGCTACCAGGGGCTGCAGGCGATCGGCGCGGAGTCGTTCATGGGCCTGGTGGGCAGCTTCGCCAACGTCCGCGAGATCACCCCGATCATCGCGGCGACGGCGCTGGCGGCGCAGGTCGGCTCGTCGTTCACGGCGGAGCTGGGCGCGATGCGGATCTCGGAGGAGATCGACGCGCTGGAGGTGATGGGCATCAACGCCTTCACCTATCTGATCTGCACCCGGGTCGTGGCGGCGCTGCTGGCGCTCATGCCGATCTACCTCATCGCGTTGTTCGCCAGCTTCTTCGCCACGCGGCTGATGTGCACGGTGTTGTTCGGGCTGGCGCCCGGCGTCTACGACTACTACTTCTACCTGTATCTGCCGGTCAGCGACATCGTGTTCAGCGTCGCCAAGGTGGGCGTGTTCGCCTTCGCGGTCATCGTGATCCATTGCTACCACGGCTTCTACGCCACCGGCGGCCCCGTGGGCGTGGGGGTGGCGGCGGGCCGCGCCATCCGCCAGTCGATCGTCACGATCGTGCTGCTCAACCTGCTGTTGTCGTACCTGTTCTGGGGCGGCGGCGGCAACATACCGCTGACGGGGTGA
- a CDS encoding MlaE family ABC transporter permease — MALSGFVGRKAGSVLGQVGDLFVIALEGLRRSWDVKSWWWEFVDQCWFLARVTSVPVLLVSLPLGATVALQVGELAWQLGAGSATGSAVFVGLIREVAPLASALLIAGAGGSAMTSDIGARHIRDELSAMEVMSVNPIHRLVTPRMWAASTIAVCLCPLVILAGASGGYFFNVVVQGVTPGAYFDGALSLVVASDLYVTLFKAWIFGFIAAAVACYKGMTCATSPVGVGRAVNQSTVVTFMLVFTFNYVISAVYFLAYPPRSL; from the coding sequence ATGGCCTTGTCCGGATTCGTCGGACGCAAGGCCGGGTCGGTGCTCGGACAGGTCGGTGACCTGTTCGTCATCGCCCTGGAGGGGCTGCGCCGCAGCTGGGACGTCAAGAGCTGGTGGTGGGAGTTCGTCGACCAGTGCTGGTTCCTGGCCCGGGTGACCAGCGTGCCCGTCCTGCTCGTCTCCCTGCCGCTGGGCGCCACCGTGGCGCTGCAGGTGGGCGAGCTGGCCTGGCAGCTCGGCGCGGGCTCGGCCACCGGCAGCGCCGTCTTCGTCGGCCTGATCCGCGAGGTGGCGCCGCTGGCCAGCGCGTTGCTGATCGCCGGGGCCGGCGGCAGTGCCATGACCTCCGACATCGGCGCGCGCCACATCCGCGATGAGTTGTCCGCGATGGAGGTCATGTCGGTCAACCCGATCCATCGCCTGGTCACGCCGCGCATGTGGGCGGCCAGCACGATCGCGGTGTGCCTGTGCCCGCTGGTCATCCTGGCGGGCGCGAGCGGCGGCTACTTCTTCAACGTGGTCGTGCAGGGCGTCACGCCGGGCGCCTACTTCGACGGCGCGCTGTCCCTGGTGGTCGCCTCGGACCTGTACGTCACGCTGTTCAAGGCGTGGATCTTCGGGTTCATCGCGGCGGCGGTCGCCTGCTACAAGGGCATGACCTGCGCGACCAGCCCGGTCGGGGTGGGGCGGGCGGTCAACCAGTCGACCGTGGTGACGTTCATGCTGGTGTTCACGTTCAACTACGTGATCTCCGCGGTGTACTTCCTGGCCTACCCGCCGAGGTCGCTCTGA
- a CDS encoding MlaD family protein: MRNRIYLNLGFFAALGIVMTIWAFSTIIRLDAIERPYRVSAEFLSSPGLVRGFDVAYLGVRVGKIGDVGLAPGRIVVGLDIDKEIRLPKGVTAEVRRKSAIGEPYVELSPPATGVAGPSLAAGDTIPLTKTTVPLDYKKLFEGVGKLLNAVPPRDAKTITHELAVALDGRAPAIRSLIDDAHSLTDTLADNADVLDELSVQLTQLTHTLAGKREQLASGITDLSTVTATLRASRTDLNTILDQGPGVFARLDAAVRTSRPGFSCLLTAAGLPHRPAFSAQTGRNVHHLLSIVPTALSLTDDVSDRRDGTVYAKAAFVFSVPGGPTPAEEYAGAIGPPKVPRLRACPDRPAVPDPADADTDADDVADRGTGPRQDAAASPGPAAKKTKEPKESERVAKTSPSGVAATGAASSRTTPNPVPLIVAIFLAVVACGGIVGWTAAGRAARRREESP; this comes from the coding sequence ATGAGAAACCGGATTTATCTGAACTTGGGGTTCTTCGCGGCGCTCGGGATCGTGATGACGATCTGGGCGTTCAGCACGATCATCCGGCTCGACGCGATCGAGCGGCCGTACCGGGTGTCGGCGGAGTTCCTCTCCTCCCCCGGTCTGGTGCGCGGCTTCGATGTGGCCTATCTGGGGGTACGCGTCGGCAAGATCGGCGATGTGGGGCTGGCCCCCGGCAGGATCGTCGTCGGCCTGGACATCGACAAGGAGATCCGGCTGCCGAAGGGCGTGACGGCCGAGGTGCGGCGCAAGTCCGCCATCGGGGAGCCGTACGTGGAGCTCTCACCGCCGGCCACCGGCGTCGCAGGGCCGTCACTCGCGGCCGGGGACACGATCCCGCTCACCAAGACGACCGTCCCGCTCGACTACAAGAAGTTGTTCGAGGGCGTCGGCAAGCTCCTGAACGCGGTGCCGCCCCGGGACGCCAAGACGATCACCCATGAGCTGGCGGTCGCGCTGGACGGCCGGGCGCCGGCGATCAGGAGCCTCATCGACGACGCCCACTCCCTGACCGACACCCTCGCCGACAACGCCGACGTCCTCGACGAGCTGTCGGTGCAGCTCACGCAGCTGACGCACACGCTGGCGGGCAAGAGGGAGCAGCTGGCGTCCGGGATCACGGACCTGAGCACGGTGACGGCGACGCTGCGCGCCTCACGTACCGACCTGAACACCATCCTCGACCAGGGGCCCGGGGTGTTCGCGCGGCTCGACGCGGCGGTCAGGACGTCCCGGCCCGGGTTCTCGTGCCTGCTGACGGCGGCGGGGCTGCCGCACCGGCCGGCGTTCTCGGCGCAGACCGGGCGGAACGTGCACCACCTGCTCAGCATCGTGCCGACCGCGCTGAGCCTGACCGACGACGTCAGCGACCGGCGCGACGGCACCGTCTACGCCAAGGCGGCGTTCGTGTTCAGCGTGCCGGGCGGGCCGACGCCTGCCGAGGAGTACGCGGGGGCGATCGGCCCGCCCAAGGTGCCCCGCCTGCGTGCGTGCCCCGATCGGCCGGCCGTGCCCGATCCCGCCGACGCCGACACCGATGCCGACGACGTCGCGGACCGGGGCACCGGCCCCCGTCAGGACGCCGCTGCATCCCCGGGGCCTGCGGCGAAGAAGACCAAGGAGCCCAAGGAAAGCGAGCGCGTCGCGAAGACGTCGCCCAGCGGCGTGGCCGCCACCGGTGCCGCGTCGTCCCGCACCACACCGAACCCCGTCCCGCTGATTGTCGCGATATTCCTTGCCGTTGTGGCATGTGGTGGCATCGTGGGCTGGACCGCGGCGGGCCGGGCCGCCCGCCGCCGTGAGGAGTCACCGTGA
- a CDS encoding MCE family protein gives MARRGWLFARFALFIGLTMTLIVLISVQIERVGTGGGYRLVATFDDVSGLTEGDQVKIAGAPVGQVSGIRVVDGRAEVTLEVQDAVTVPADTEAAIRWRNAVGQRVVYLLPGTAPGKLPPGGRIARTSSVVDIGELVSDLGPLTRSLDPEQINQLLTAAAKALKGNQHNIPRLLDNVNAITTTVNERKKTIEQLLEDYATVTGVVARRDKQIEQLIDNLVVLSDAFAGNRKLIDDSLVELSTTIHTQNEVLGKNAGELGALVDNLTGLTGGIRRNIGKIDKAVGTLQPSLARGYATVNRGHYFITAVPCLALTPAPCPYGMQTPPPLRNTRVQSSQDLQKLMVGG, from the coding sequence ATGGCCCGCCGGGGATGGTTGTTCGCCAGGTTCGCGCTGTTCATCGGGCTGACCATGACGCTGATCGTGCTGATCAGCGTGCAGATCGAGCGGGTCGGCACCGGCGGCGGCTACCGGCTCGTCGCCACGTTCGACGACGTGTCCGGGCTGACCGAGGGCGACCAGGTCAAGATCGCCGGAGCGCCCGTCGGCCAGGTCTCCGGCATCAGAGTCGTCGACGGGCGCGCGGAAGTGACCTTGGAGGTGCAGGACGCGGTCACCGTGCCGGCCGACACCGAGGCCGCCATCCGCTGGCGCAACGCCGTCGGCCAGCGTGTCGTCTACCTGCTGCCCGGCACCGCCCCCGGCAAGCTGCCGCCCGGCGGCCGCATCGCCCGCACGTCGTCGGTGGTGGACATCGGCGAGCTGGTCAGCGACCTCGGCCCGCTGACCCGCAGCCTGGACCCCGAGCAGATCAACCAGCTGCTCACCGCCGCCGCCAAGGCACTCAAAGGCAACCAGCACAACATCCCGCGGCTGCTCGACAACGTCAACGCCATCACCACGACCGTCAACGAACGCAAGAAGACCATCGAGCAACTACTGGAGGACTACGCCACCGTGACCGGCGTGGTCGCGCGGCGGGACAAGCAGATCGAGCAGCTCATCGACAATCTGGTCGTGTTGTCGGACGCCTTCGCCGGCAACCGCAAGCTGATCGACGACTCGCTGGTGGAGCTGTCCACCACGATCCACACCCAGAACGAGGTGCTCGGCAAGAACGCCGGCGAGCTCGGCGCTCTGGTCGACAACCTGACCGGGCTGACCGGCGGCATCCGGCGGAACATCGGCAAGATCGACAAGGCGGTCGGCACGCTGCAGCCGTCGTTGGCGCGCGGCTACGCCACCGTCAACCGCGGCCACTACTTCATCACCGCGGTCCCCTGCCTGGCGCTGACGCCGGCGCCGTGCCCGTACGGGATGCAGACGCCGCCGCCCCTGCGCAACACCCGGGTGCAGAGCTCCCAGGACCTCCAGAAGCTCATGGTGGGTGGCTGA
- a CDS encoding CBS domain-containing protein has product MLIGTILRGKGSDVTTVAPEASVRDLLAKLAEHNIGAVVVSTDGVTIQGIVSERDVVRHLNDRGAAVLDEPVSAIMTTDVRTVGPGENVDALRRIMTTQRFRHMPVVQNGRLVGIVSIGDVVKSAIEELETEKASLVDYLHR; this is encoded by the coding sequence ATGCTCATCGGGACGATCCTTCGCGGCAAGGGCAGCGACGTGACGACCGTGGCACCGGAGGCGTCCGTCCGGGACCTTCTGGCCAAGCTGGCCGAGCACAACATCGGCGCCGTCGTCGTCTCCACCGACGGCGTCACGATCCAGGGGATCGTCTCGGAGCGTGACGTCGTACGCCACCTGAATGACCGCGGCGCGGCGGTCCTCGACGAGCCGGTCTCCGCGATCATGACGACGGACGTGCGCACGGTCGGGCCAGGGGAGAACGTCGACGCGCTGCGGCGGATCATGACCACGCAGCGGTTCCGGCACATGCCCGTGGTCCAGAACGGCCGGCTGGTCGGCATCGTCAGCATCGGCGACGTGGTGAAGAGCGCCATCGAGGAGCTGGAGACGGAGAAGGCGTCGCTCGTCGACTATCTCCACCGTTGA
- a CDS encoding MlaD family protein, translating into MALKSFRDRNKYAVGLVSMATLAVILAATFLVGNLGLLEGGYTMSGVFADSGGVRTGNDVRVAGVRVGEVTEVRPDYAQGQVIVTWRVDDGVRLGRGTRADIALSNLLGGRYVKLTGAVSAPYMDQLPEARRRIPMDRTGVPTLINDAIKDATRLVERLDTEAVDDLLTELGKVDLAKRGRITRLMKNIGDLSDTISKSEPQLQRLLDHGTKIMELLEKKDKQLVRLIDGIEIMLNELRKRRNELRVLLGDGSDLVQSTTRLISEHERSLIQILDDNAAITTRLSEGNEQLNSLLAWAGPTFSGLSTMGGQGPWLEAIATGLGPINPEVLTAITKDRRNDR; encoded by the coding sequence ATGGCGCTCAAGTCCTTCAGGGATCGCAACAAATACGCCGTCGGCCTGGTGTCGATGGCCACGCTCGCCGTCATCCTGGCCGCCACGTTCCTGGTCGGCAACCTCGGCCTGCTCGAGGGCGGCTACACGATGTCGGGCGTGTTCGCCGACTCCGGCGGCGTGCGCACCGGCAACGACGTGCGGGTCGCCGGGGTACGCGTCGGCGAGGTCACCGAGGTGCGCCCCGATTACGCGCAGGGCCAGGTGATCGTCACCTGGCGGGTCGACGACGGCGTGCGCCTCGGCCGCGGCACCCGCGCCGACATCGCCCTGTCGAACCTGCTCGGCGGCCGCTACGTCAAGCTCACCGGCGCCGTGTCGGCCCCGTACATGGACCAGCTGCCCGAGGCCCGGCGGCGCATCCCCATGGACCGCACCGGCGTGCCCACGCTGATCAACGACGCCATCAAGGACGCGACCCGCCTGGTCGAGCGCCTGGACACCGAGGCGGTGGACGACCTGCTCACCGAGCTCGGCAAGGTCGACCTCGCCAAACGCGGCCGCATCACCCGGCTGATGAAGAACATCGGCGACCTGTCGGACACGATCAGCAAGAGCGAGCCGCAGCTGCAGCGGCTGCTCGACCACGGCACCAAGATCATGGAACTGCTGGAGAAGAAGGACAAGCAGCTCGTCCGCCTCATCGACGGCATCGAGATCATGCTGAACGAGCTGCGCAAACGCAGGAACGAGCTCCGTGTCCTGCTCGGTGACGGCAGCGACCTGGTGCAGAGCACCACCCGGCTGATCAGCGAGCACGAGCGGTCGCTCATCCAGATCCTCGACGACAACGCGGCCATCACCACCCGGCTCAGCGAGGGCAACGAGCAGCTCAATTCGCTCCTGGCATGGGCGGGCCCGACGTTCTCCGGCCTGTCCACGATGGGCGGTCAGGGCCCGTGGCTCGAGGCCATAGCCACGGGCCTCGGCCCCATCAACCCGGAAGTGCTCACCGCCATCACCAAGGACAGGAGGAACGACCGATGA